From the genome of Nostoc sp. C052, one region includes:
- a CDS encoding cupin domain-containing protein, with amino-acid sequence MSNLMTQSLWFFGSRLSIIADHTTTAGQYDLIEGYFLPSTQIPLHRHTRYSEQIYVLSGEFTVWAGEKKAVLSAGESFLIPTATPHTVAVLNDQPARVLVVAAPSGFARLIAAVGTLDEKEIPDMELFERICVEIGDEILGPPGTLPSA; translated from the coding sequence ATGAGTAATCTGATGACACAATCTCTCTGGTTTTTTGGCTCTCGCCTCAGCATCATTGCAGATCACACAACTACCGCAGGTCAGTACGATCTGATCGAAGGCTACTTCCTTCCTAGTACACAAATACCCCTCCATCGCCACACACGCTATTCTGAACAAATCTATGTACTGTCCGGGGAGTTTACGGTTTGGGCAGGTGAGAAGAAGGCTGTGTTGAGTGCTGGTGAAAGCTTCCTGATTCCTACTGCCACACCCCACACCGTCGCCGTGCTTAACGATCAGCCAGCTCGCGTGTTGGTCGTTGCTGCGCCAAGTGGCTTTGCTCGGCTGATCGCAGCAGTCGGTACACTTGATGAGAAAGAAATACCGGATATGGAACTGTTTGAACGTATTTGCGTTGAGATCGGCGACGAAATTTTGGGTCCGCCTGGAACCTTACCCTCGGCATGA
- a CDS encoding condensation domain-containing protein, giving the protein MQSFEVYRPLGAGEQIFWLHDQAHSLHFALTAQIKGKFTVTQLQQALHFVQQRHPFLRVRIALDEAKHPWFVEDCADIPLRVVQRLSEQQWQREVEQEIATPFIWSQAPLVRVVLVHSSNGAELSELIVICHHSIADGISVTYLIRDILQAMPTATPSVYATPTTFGQSLSVPPSLEDLIVDRTPEKVSLLKPIPTFISDSFVVGQRAKQPNCSFVSSGSLSPETTHLLIARCRQEQTSVHAAICAAFLLAVRQQNHSKQTQNLNCTSPINLRPYLTSANQENLSLYIGAERTSHLLSFDADFWEVARSAKQQLKQSMTSNKLFGKIFQFQQLLSTHPSPDDTLQVFKDQLDYDITVSNLMRLTIAQQFGELELQAIYGPVVTTGVKNDRLVGVATLGDRLFFTLVCSERVMLQSQTKTLHEEAIHLLNEAIASNYEEQREIVCKSNDLLKKV; this is encoded by the coding sequence ATGCAATCTTTCGAGGTCTATCGCCCTTTGGGTGCGGGAGAGCAAATCTTCTGGCTCCACGATCAAGCTCATTCCTTACATTTCGCTCTCACAGCCCAAATCAAAGGAAAATTCACAGTTACTCAACTTCAACAAGCACTCCACTTTGTACAGCAAAGGCATCCATTCCTCCGAGTTCGGATTGCTCTGGATGAAGCAAAGCACCCTTGGTTTGTCGAAGACTGTGCTGATATTCCACTGCGGGTTGTGCAGAGGCTATCCGAACAACAATGGCAGCGAGAAGTTGAGCAAGAAATCGCAACGCCTTTTATTTGGTCACAAGCTCCGTTAGTGCGGGTTGTCTTGGTTCACTCCAGCAATGGCGCAGAATTATCAGAATTGATTGTGATATGTCATCACTCGATCGCTGATGGTATTTCTGTAACTTACTTAATTCGGGATATTTTGCAGGCGATGCCTACAGCAACCCCTTCGGTGTACGCTACACCCACTACATTCGGACAGTCTTTATCCGTGCCTCCGTCACTAGAGGATTTGATTGTCGATCGAACTCCCGAAAAAGTTTCTTTGCTAAAGCCAATTCCTACATTCATCAGTGATTCCTTTGTGGTTGGGCAACGTGCGAAGCAACCTAACTGTTCATTTGTCAGTTCTGGTTCACTTTCGCCCGAAACAACGCACTTACTCATCGCTCGTTGTCGGCAAGAACAAACGAGTGTTCATGCTGCGATTTGTGCCGCTTTTCTCTTAGCAGTCCGCCAGCAAAATCATTCAAAACAGACGCAGAACCTCAACTGTACGTCACCGATTAATCTCAGACCATACTTGACATCTGCAAACCAGGAAAATCTCAGTTTATATATTGGTGCTGAACGGACATCGCACCTCTTAAGCTTTGATGCCGATTTTTGGGAAGTCGCTCGTTCTGCTAAACAACAACTCAAGCAAAGTATGACATCTAACAAGCTGTTTGGGAAGATTTTTCAATTTCAACAATTGCTGTCCACCCATCCTAGTCCTGATGATACTTTACAAGTATTTAAAGACCAATTGGACTACGATATCACCGTTAGCAATCTCATGCGCTTGACGATCGCGCAACAGTTTGGAGAGCTAGAACTTCAGGCTATCTATGGGCCTGTAGTGACGACAGGTGTCAAAAACGATCGCTTAGTTGGCGTAGCGACTTTGGGAGATCGGCTATTCTTCACGCTCGTGTGTTCAGAACGGGTGATGCTGCAATCCCAGACAAAAACACTCCATGAGGAAGCTATACATCTACTAAATGAGGCGATCGCATCCAACTACGAGGAGCAAAGAGAAATTGTTTGTAAAAGCAATGATCTTTTAAAAAAGGTTTAA
- a CDS encoding transposase, whose product MIQPQSIDPIPEETVRVARAAFPKGNLYMTMRDEIGTLYNDQDFEDLFPTLGQPAFSPWRLALVCVMQYIEDMTDRQAFQLQFAVELIGSMHFLSYLTDSGFDFSVLCEFRVRLISGSAEQKLLDILLKQFKEKGIIKDRGKQRTVI is encoded by the coding sequence GTGATTCAACCGCAATCCATAGACCCCATCCCAGAAGAAACAGTGCGTGTGGCTCGTGCCGCTTTCCCAAAAGGCAATCTCTACATGACCATGAGGGATGAAATCGGTACTCTCTACAACGACCAAGATTTTGAAGACCTGTTTCCAACACTTGGGCAACCCGCTTTTAGTCCTTGGCGGTTAGCTTTGGTCTGCGTCATGCAATATATCGAAGACATGACTGACAGACAAGCGTTTCAGTTGCAGTTCGCAGTAGAATTGATTGGAAGTATGCACTTTCTCTCTTATTTGACAGACTCAGGCTTTGATTTTAGTGTACTCTGCGAATTCAGAGTCCGCTTAATTTCTGGAAGTGCCGAACAAAAATTACTAGATATCTTGTTAAAGCAATTTAAAGAAAAAGGAATTATCAAAGACAGAGGAAAACAACGTACTGTGATTTGA
- a CDS encoding class I SAM-dependent methyltransferase translates to MIHDDRYTLATGKEGVNRLQILHQIHKPYTEFLLARVGLCERMHIADIGCGIGSVSNWLGEQVGFNGSVIGVDVSAEQVEQARGNADALGLSNVKFVLGSAYNTGLPHNSFDLVYCRFLLIHLTRPKDALEQMLALLKPNGLLVCEEADFSTAFCQPANSSYDRCFELFLRLGNTRSQHFCMGSKLYQIFQNAGLLTREIFLVQPVAVHKETKRFIDLSLKEAADALIETGITTPEEIKKTIEQIRELAEDETTLFGIPRVTQIWARK, encoded by the coding sequence ATGATACATGATGACCGTTATACACTAGCCACTGGAAAAGAAGGCGTAAATCGATTGCAAATTCTTCACCAAATCCATAAGCCATATACAGAGTTTTTACTTGCGCGAGTTGGACTCTGCGAAAGAATGCATATAGCTGACATTGGTTGCGGTATTGGAAGTGTTTCCAATTGGTTAGGCGAACAAGTTGGATTCAACGGTTCAGTTATTGGTGTAGATGTGAGTGCAGAGCAGGTAGAACAGGCACGAGGAAATGCAGACGCACTTGGCTTGAGTAATGTAAAATTTGTCTTGGGCAGCGCTTACAATACAGGATTACCTCATAACTCCTTTGACCTAGTTTACTGCCGCTTTTTGCTAATCCATCTGACTCGCCCTAAAGATGCACTGGAACAAATGCTGGCACTACTCAAGCCGAATGGATTGTTAGTGTGTGAGGAAGCCGACTTTAGCACTGCTTTTTGTCAACCTGCTAACTCTAGCTACGACCGTTGTTTTGAGCTTTTCCTTAGACTAGGTAACACTCGTAGCCAGCACTTTTGTATGGGAAGCAAGCTTTACCAAATATTTCAAAATGCTGGCTTGCTGACGCGAGAAATTTTTTTAGTGCAGCCTGTCGCAGTTCACAAAGAAACTAAGCGTTTTATAGATTTGTCACTCAAAGAGGCAGCTGATGCTTTAATTGAAACTGGAATAACAACACCAGAAGAGATTAAGAAAACTATAGAGCAAATAAGAGAGTTGGCAGAGGACGAAACAACACTGTTTGGCATCCCTCGTGTGACACAAATCTGGGCACGAAAATAA
- a CDS encoding peptidoglycan-binding protein, whose amino-acid sequence MKSIKLQKSIFQITFVLSKVFLSTTLIAELIGVSLTSTASAVTFPIQKPPILVATAYTDLSLPTLHPGDRGKSVKILQKILLDNSFLEAAAVRLGNPRGAIVDGVFGSITESAVRDLQKRYKVPVTGQVNPRTWEVLDMHENPYHSPLPWKL is encoded by the coding sequence ATGAAATCAATAAAACTTCAAAAATCGATTTTTCAAATTACTTTTGTGTTGTCTAAAGTATTCTTATCAACAACACTGATAGCAGAATTGATTGGAGTTTCACTAACTAGTACAGCGAGCGCAGTAACATTTCCAATACAAAAACCTCCGATTTTGGTTGCAACAGCGTATACCGATTTATCATTACCCACCTTGCATCCCGGGGATCGAGGTAAAAGCGTTAAAATATTGCAGAAAATTCTCTTAGATAATAGTTTTTTAGAAGCAGCAGCAGTCAGATTAGGAAATCCGCGTGGTGCAATTGTTGATGGAGTATTTGGTTCCATTACCGAATCTGCGGTAAGGGATTTACAAAAACGGTACAAAGTTCCAGTTACAGGACAAGTGAATCCTCGTACATGGGAAGTGTTGGATATGCATGAAAATCCTTATCACTCACCACTTCCCTGGAAATTATAA
- a CDS encoding 2Fe-2S iron-sulfur cluster-binding protein, whose amino-acid sequence MTTTYKIQLMNEEEGINQTVNVPEDEYILSTAEMEGMELPYSCRQGVYSTCTGKLVDGSVDQSEQSYLDDEQIAQGYVLICIAHPTSDCTIITHKQEEIA is encoded by the coding sequence ATGACGACGACATACAAAATTCAATTGATGAATGAAGAAGAAGGAATTAACCAAACGGTAAATGTTCCCGAAGATGAATATATTCTCTCAACTGCTGAAATGGAGGGGATGGAGTTACCCTATTCCTGTCGTCAGGGAGTCTACTCGACTTGTACTGGGAAATTGGTTGATGGTTCCGTTGATCAGTCAGAACAGTCTTATTTAGACGATGAGCAGATCGCTCAAGGCTATGTGCTAATTTGTATTGCTCATCCAACCTCAGATTGCACGATTATTACCCACAAACAAGAAGAAATAGCTTGA
- a CDS encoding DDE-type integrase/transposase/recombinase: MLDNQEFSNWCRQQNLSQVAQAIVEEIRSTNPSRRVTGAKKNVCGSYPSRKMGVTIQFESHHNELARIYELEHDPSVLEYYDQPPAIELVYQSKSGRKNRHQYTPDFFIIRTDSAFWEECKTELELNKLTELNPNRYCKNSDGKWHCPPGEEYAHLHGLDFHVWSDAVINWNFQQNLIWLLDYFGYSSEIINKTDQSLIEATVKDYPGITLAELLQIESINTDVIYWLIATDKLYVELYKVKLCQPETVLVFINKDVALSYEHLNSIESTNLTSNQILLQIAVGTNISWDGESWEIVNTGTTTTGLLRADSKLIELPNVAFTALIDTGKIVGVETTQTSNIKAASEILKHATCEDIIEANRRYNLIQPYLGDNPRAYPSSTIRRWRTQYQKALLIYGHGYLGLLPKHNSKGNRTPKIDSQTQEFMLDFIKEHYETPKQRRKLRVYEAFVLACQTHEPPFKPPSRITFCQAIKQRSGHHQTRKRLGNRAAISEEPFYWELEQTTPRHGSRPFEIVHIDHTQIDIELVSSLESLTNCHIATNNSIHQNLGRPWATFMVDAYSRRILSVYLTFDEPSYRDCMMVIRICVARFGRFPQNIVVDNGKEFHSHYFEQLLASYTCTLKYRPPAHARFGSIVERLFGTANTQFIHELQGNTQIKRLHRKVTKSVSPERLAIWTLEELYSAFCEWAYSVYDQRLHPALGTSPCDAFVTGLATGGSRLHRRVAYDELFQILTLPAPDQRKRKVQPGKGVKIHNIYYWADVFRDPEIEKSMLWVRYDPWNAGIAYALAQGQWVKCISSYYQYFQGRSEKEIRLASAELNQRQRNYGRKLTINDRELVEFLNSKFAQEGAILKQRLRDTEHDKVHKIIQNNLIPEPKLNFSEFAAEENNDCLGDDSTNEGKNCETISNLTAYITETLEYYGEF, from the coding sequence ATGCTTGACAACCAAGAGTTTAGCAATTGGTGCCGTCAACAAAACCTCAGTCAAGTAGCGCAGGCAATCGTTGAGGAGATTCGCAGCACCAACCCATCTCGTCGAGTAACCGGAGCAAAGAAAAACGTTTGTGGCAGTTACCCCTCAAGAAAAATGGGAGTGACTATTCAATTCGAGAGCCATCATAACGAATTAGCACGTATTTATGAACTCGAACATGACCCATCCGTACTCGAATATTACGACCAACCGCCAGCAATAGAATTAGTCTATCAAAGCAAAAGTGGGCGAAAAAATAGACACCAGTATACACCCGATTTCTTTATAATTCGGACAGATTCAGCTTTTTGGGAGGAATGCAAAACAGAACTTGAACTCAACAAGCTGACCGAATTGAATCCAAATCGCTACTGCAAAAACTCAGATGGCAAGTGGCATTGTCCCCCAGGTGAAGAATACGCTCATCTTCATGGTTTGGATTTCCATGTATGGTCAGATGCTGTAATTAATTGGAACTTTCAACAAAATCTAATTTGGCTGTTAGATTACTTCGGATACTCATCAGAAATTATAAACAAAACCGACCAAAGTTTGATTGAAGCCACTGTAAAAGATTATCCAGGAATAACCCTAGCAGAACTGTTACAAATTGAATCAATAAATACCGATGTTATTTATTGGTTAATTGCCACAGATAAACTTTACGTAGAACTTTATAAAGTAAAACTTTGTCAACCAGAAACCGTACTCGTATTTATTAACAAAGATGTTGCTTTATCTTATGAGCATCTTAACTCAATAGAGTCTACAAACCTAACTAGCAATCAAATATTACTACAAATAGCAGTAGGTACTAATATTTCTTGGGATGGAGAGTCATGGGAGATAGTAAATACTGGAACGACAACTACTGGACTATTACGTGCAGATAGCAAACTTATAGAACTACCAAATGTAGCATTCACAGCATTGATTGATACAGGTAAAATTGTGGGAGTTGAGACAACACAAACCTCAAATATTAAAGCAGCATCTGAAATTCTCAAACACGCAACTTGTGAAGATATTATAGAAGCCAACCGTCGCTACAATTTAATACAACCATACTTAGGAGATAATCCAAGAGCATATCCAAGCAGTACAATCCGTCGTTGGCGCACTCAATACCAAAAAGCCTTACTTATCTACGGTCATGGATACCTGGGATTACTGCCCAAGCATAACAGTAAAGGCAATCGGACTCCAAAAATTGATTCTCAAACCCAAGAATTTATGCTCGATTTTATCAAGGAGCATTATGAAACACCCAAACAACGCAGAAAATTACGGGTTTACGAGGCATTTGTCTTAGCTTGCCAAACCCATGAACCCCCATTCAAACCTCCATCGAGAATCACATTTTGCCAAGCTATCAAACAGCGAAGCGGACACCATCAAACTAGAAAACGTCTTGGTAATCGAGCAGCTATTTCCGAAGAACCATTTTATTGGGAATTAGAGCAAACTACTCCACGGCATGGCAGTCGTCCTTTTGAGATTGTCCACATTGACCATACTCAAATTGACATTGAATTAGTTAGTTCACTCGAATCTCTAACTAATTGTCATATTGCTACAAATAACTCAATTCATCAGAATTTAGGTCGTCCTTGGGCAACCTTTATGGTTGATGCATATAGTCGAAGAATTTTATCAGTTTATCTGACCTTCGATGAGCCAAGCTACCGTGATTGTATGATGGTAATTCGCATATGCGTTGCTAGATTTGGACGGTTTCCGCAAAATATTGTTGTAGATAATGGAAAAGAGTTTCACAGTCATTATTTTGAACAATTATTGGCATCTTATACTTGCACGCTGAAGTATCGACCGCCAGCACATGCTCGGTTTGGTTCAATTGTTGAAAGACTATTTGGGACTGCCAACACGCAGTTTATTCATGAGTTGCAAGGTAACACCCAAATCAAACGCCTTCACCGTAAAGTCACCAAATCTGTCAGTCCAGAAAGATTAGCAATTTGGACACTAGAAGAACTGTACTCTGCCTTTTGTGAATGGGCATATTCGGTTTATGACCAACGATTGCATCCGGCATTAGGTACTAGTCCGTGCGATGCTTTTGTCACCGGATTAGCAACAGGTGGAAGTCGCTTACACCGAAGAGTAGCATATGACGAATTATTCCAGATTCTGACTCTACCAGCACCAGATCAACGAAAGCGTAAAGTTCAACCAGGGAAGGGTGTCAAAATACACAATATTTATTACTGGGCAGATGTATTCCGTGATCCAGAAATCGAAAAATCAATGCTGTGGGTTCGTTACGACCCTTGGAATGCAGGAATTGCTTATGCACTAGCACAAGGACAGTGGGTAAAATGCATTTCTTCTTACTATCAATACTTCCAAGGACGTTCCGAAAAAGAAATTCGGCTGGCGAGTGCAGAACTTAATCAGCGCCAACGCAATTACGGACGTAAGTTAACAATAAATGATCGGGAATTAGTAGAATTTTTAAACTCAAAATTTGCTCAAGAAGGCGCTATCCTCAAACAACGCTTGCGCGATACTGAACATGACAAAGTTCACAAAATTATTCAAAATAATTTGATCCCGGAACCAAAGTTAAATTTCTCAGAATTTGCGGCAGAGGAAAATAATGATTGTCTAGGAGATGACTCGACCAATGAAGGTAAAAATTGTGAAACTATCAGCAATTTGACTGCATATATCACGGAAACCCTTGAATATTATGGAGAGTTCTAA
- a CDS encoding ATP-binding protein, whose protein sequence is MAHDYSFPQELLTLPIADRISYFQQYTMAHPKLLIAAEKLKNAIDDPGFFSLIFLFGPTGVGKTTLLRRITQRLLASFHKEMELDKGFIPIANIEVATPEFSNFDWKDFYLRALGVLQDPCIQLPSYGRITNLKLKTSLEAALKHRRLKVFCLDEAQNLSKVASGRKLRDQTDCIKSLANLTQVKFVLAGTYDLLILRNLSAQLCRRSLDIHFERYKVENEEDLKAFRGVVQTFQRHLPFEEEPDLLKYWDFCYERSFGCVGILKDWLSQALATALLDGAKTLTLSHLKSSAYSHEQCMIIFNETRLGEKQLEFTPDSSALRIALGLESHHGSATHSTSQTTNTTNTKSRRSTTGNTKPQRRPVGGGENVG, encoded by the coding sequence ATGGCACATGATTATAGCTTTCCTCAAGAATTACTAACTCTACCTATTGCTGACAGAATTTCTTATTTCCAGCAATATACAATGGCGCACCCCAAATTATTAATAGCAGCAGAGAAACTCAAAAATGCAATTGATGACCCAGGATTCTTTTCTTTAATCTTTTTATTTGGGCCAACAGGTGTAGGTAAAACTACCTTATTACGTCGCATCACACAAAGGTTACTAGCTTCTTTTCACAAAGAAATGGAACTAGATAAAGGTTTTATTCCTATTGCTAATATCGAAGTTGCTACCCCGGAATTTAGTAATTTTGATTGGAAAGATTTTTATCTACGTGCTTTGGGCGTTCTCCAAGATCCTTGCATTCAGTTACCTAGTTATGGTCGAATTACTAATTTGAAGTTGAAAACATCCTTAGAAGCTGCTCTTAAACATCGTCGTCTGAAAGTTTTTTGCCTTGATGAAGCACAAAATCTCAGTAAAGTTGCCAGTGGTCGAAAATTACGCGACCAGACAGACTGTATTAAGTCGCTAGCAAACCTTACTCAAGTCAAATTCGTACTGGCAGGTACTTATGACTTGTTGATACTTCGTAACTTGAGTGCCCAGTTGTGCAGGCGTAGCCTGGATATTCATTTTGAGCGATACAAAGTCGAGAATGAAGAAGATTTAAAAGCTTTCAGAGGTGTTGTTCAAACTTTTCAACGTCATTTACCTTTTGAAGAAGAGCCTGATTTACTTAAATACTGGGATTTTTGCTACGAACGCAGTTTCGGTTGTGTTGGTATTCTCAAAGATTGGTTATCTCAAGCATTGGCAACAGCGTTACTGGATGGAGCTAAAACTCTCACTCTGTCGCATTTAAAATCTTCTGCTTACTCTCATGAACAATGCATGATTATCTTCAACGAAACACGATTAGGAGAAAAGCAACTTGAGTTTACCCCAGATAGTTCGGCTTTGAGAATTGCTTTAGGTTTAGAATCTCATCATGGGTCAGCTACACATAGCACGTCCCAGACAACCAATACAACCAATACTAAATCTCGTCGCTCTACTACTGGTAATACTAAACCTCAACGTCGTCCTGTTGGAGGTGGTGAAAATGTCGGTTGA
- a CDS encoding TniQ family protein, translating to MSVESLANYESWDLTMNQLPKRSHLYSLKPIGFGTPTVESFTSYLQRLAAAHGVSIASLIRYKITPLFIQSNQPPDFLKADDAIKMLINAWHREPALLQQQSAKFWLDRTQHVEKLVAIVEKLTARLDLSFLTLLQWHSWRLNFSHIFHTEQRWCSGCYQDWREAGKPIYNPLLWTIEPVSVCPVHQRYLQLRCLYCGCFQQFLNLDCNSLGYCCVCNAWLGRFVDNTSFSQGSRFDWEKWAAQSVGQIFGAMPTLSLTSFSQVTPPAKYRRKPTLTKFLRWCYKLGINPVEGLEILSIIPSVVS from the coding sequence ATGTCGGTTGAAAGTTTGGCTAATTATGAGTCGTGGGACTTAACGATGAACCAACTTCCAAAACGCAGCCATCTTTATTCTCTTAAACCAATAGGTTTTGGTACACCCACAGTTGAAAGTTTTACTAGTTACTTACAGCGCTTGGCTGCTGCACATGGTGTCTCGATTGCTAGTTTAATTCGCTATAAAATTACGCCGTTATTTATTCAGAGCAACCAACCACCCGATTTCTTGAAAGCTGATGATGCTATCAAAATGCTCATCAATGCTTGGCATCGAGAGCCTGCACTTTTACAACAGCAGTCTGCTAAATTTTGGTTAGACCGAACGCAACATGTTGAAAAGCTGGTTGCCATCGTTGAGAAATTAACTGCTAGGCTTGATCTGAGTTTTCTGACTTTACTTCAATGGCACTCCTGGCGGCTTAACTTCAGTCATATTTTCCATACTGAACAACGTTGGTGTTCTGGCTGCTATCAAGACTGGCGTGAAGCTGGAAAACCTATTTATAACCCTTTGTTGTGGACAATAGAACCTGTCAGTGTTTGTCCAGTTCACCAACGTTACCTACAACTACGGTGCTTGTACTGTGGTTGTTTTCAACAGTTTCTCAATCTGGACTGCAATTCTCTTGGTTATTGTTGTGTGTGTAATGCATGGCTGGGCCGGTTTGTAGACAATACTTCTTTTTCTCAAGGGTCTCGGTTTGATTGGGAAAAGTGGGCTGCTCAATCTGTTGGCCAGATTTTCGGCGCTATGCCAACACTTAGTTTGACTTCTTTTTCCCAAGTTACCCCGCCAGCTAAATACCGGCGAAAACCTACTCTCACTAAATTTTTAAGGTGGTGTTACAAACTTGGAATTAATCCTGTTGAGGGTTTGGAAATTCTCTCGATTATACCGAGTGTAGTCAGTTGA
- a CDS encoding non-ribosomal peptide synthetase yields MKSTSRARTVPIGRPIANTQVYILNQYLQPVPIGVIGELYVGGDGVGRGYHNRPELTQEKFILNPFSKKTNERLYKTGDLARYLPDGNIEYVGRCDHQVKIRGFRIELAEIEATLVSHPQVQEALAIVWQTPSELEQLVAYVVSKKSCLEESQLRQFLKQKLPDYMVPSSFIMLKEMPLTPNGKINRRALPSPSHSTKQGGEFIPPRNVVELQLAQIWSEVLDVDRIGIRDNFFDLGGHSLLAVRLMTKIGQKFQKTLPLATLFQSPTIEQLASLLQAPIIVSTGSPLIPIQPQGSLPPLFCIHPGGGHVFCYVEMAGQLSPTRPVYGLQAFGLESDRQPLTSVEEMADEYIKAIRQVQPQEPYYLVGWCSGGIIAFEMAQQLLASGYQVASLVLIDSYPPTAVDRNEDIDRDMLMAMLIEELSGLYGKELAIALEELYQLDPLDQLNLLLEKVQQLGILPSDMEIQQAQRLWNVFCTNFMACRHYQLKTYPAKALLICASENNQCKVQDSNSGWNTIINHLKTCTIPGNHYTIVQTPLVKNLIQALEMVLETPQEK; encoded by the coding sequence ATGAAAAGCACTAGTAGAGCCAGAACTGTTCCAATTGGACGACCGATCGCTAATACTCAAGTTTATATTCTCAACCAATATCTACAACCAGTTCCAATTGGTGTTATTGGCGAACTTTACGTTGGTGGAGATGGTGTAGGCAGAGGCTATCATAATCGCCCCGAACTGACCCAAGAGAAGTTTATTCTTAACCCTTTTAGCAAAAAAACAAATGAGCGTCTCTACAAAACAGGAGATTTAGCTCGCTACCTTCCTGACGGCAACATTGAATATGTGGGTCGCTGCGATCATCAAGTAAAAATTCGGGGTTTTCGGATTGAATTGGCAGAAATTGAAGCAACTCTTGTTTCCCATCCTCAAGTTCAAGAAGCTTTAGCGATTGTCTGGCAAACTCCATCGGAACTAGAGCAACTTGTGGCTTATGTAGTTTCAAAAAAATCTTGCTTGGAGGAATCGCAACTGCGCCAATTTCTCAAACAAAAACTGCCTGATTACATGGTGCCATCGAGCTTCATCATGTTAAAAGAAATGCCCTTAACCCCCAACGGAAAAATTAATCGGCGAGCATTACCATCCCCAAGCCATTCTACTAAGCAGGGGGGTGAGTTTATTCCTCCCCGTAATGTTGTAGAACTCCAACTTGCACAGATTTGGTCAGAGGTGCTAGATGTCGATCGCATTGGCATCAGGGATAATTTCTTTGACTTAGGTGGGCATTCTCTGCTTGCAGTTCGCCTCATGACCAAAATTGGGCAAAAGTTCCAAAAAACCCTGCCCTTAGCAACACTTTTTCAATCGCCAACCATTGAACAGCTAGCTAGCCTTCTGCAAGCTCCAATCATAGTTTCCACAGGTTCTCCCCTAATCCCTATTCAGCCCCAAGGTTCTCTTCCTCCCCTATTCTGTATTCATCCTGGCGGCGGTCATGTCTTTTGCTATGTGGAAATGGCAGGGCAACTATCCCCCACTCGCCCAGTATATGGATTGCAAGCATTTGGTCTTGAGAGCGATCGCCAACCATTAACCAGCGTCGAGGAGATGGCGGATGAGTATATTAAGGCTATACGGCAAGTTCAGCCCCAAGAACCTTACTATCTGGTTGGTTGGTGCAGTGGTGGTATCATCGCTTTTGAGATGGCGCAGCAGTTATTAGCTAGTGGGTATCAAGTTGCTTCCTTAGTTTTAATTGATAGTTATCCACCAACGGCGGTCGATCGAAATGAGGACATCGATCGGGATATGCTCATGGCGATGCTGATCGAAGAGTTAAGTGGACTTTATGGCAAAGAACTAGCGATCGCCTTGGAGGAACTGTATCAACTAGACCCTCTAGATCAATTAAACCTCTTACTTGAAAAGGTGCAACAACTTGGCATCCTACCCAGTGATATGGAAATACAGCAGGCACAAAGATTATGGAATGTTTTCTGTACAAATTTCATGGCTTGCCGTCATTACCAACTAAAAACTTACCCTGCCAAAGCTTTATTAATATGTGCGAGTGAAAACAATCAGTGTAAGGTTCAAGATTCAAATTCCGGTTGGAACACTATTATCAATCATCTGAAAACCTGTACAATTCCTGGTAATCATTACACCATAGTCCAAACTCCCTTGGTCAAAAATCTGATTCAAGCACTAGAAATGGTTCTGGAAACACCGCAAGAAAAATGA